The Apium graveolens cultivar Ventura unplaced genomic scaffold, ASM990537v1 ctg153, whole genome shotgun sequence genome contains the following window.
gttttggtGCAGGAACAACGTAAGTTACAGAGCAATAGAGTGGGTAAACGGAAAAATCATCACCGCTTGTCAAGGAAGGGGTATATTGGTTTGCGAGAAGAAGAAGTAAGAACCTATATCTATGTGGCTTTGCAATTCTATGTTTTAAGGGAGTTCGAACATTTTTCTCTTTTTAACAGATGTCAAAGCAGTACAAGGTGTTATACAAATATGTTGCAGTCTTCGTAAAAGCCATTGGGGAGTCAATACCGATTTTGTATGATTCTGACGTGTTTGGAactaagaaaataatttttatcTTTCATGAAAATGTGAAAGCACTGTTGGAGTTCGATATGATTGGCCAAGCTGCAATATCATCTTATATGGCGTAAGTTACTTTTTTATCGTTATATATACAATATTCATATTTTATACGGATTTTATAAGTAATGTAATTCACTCCCTCATAAGCTCTTGCAAAGACTAATTAAGATTGAGAGGAAGAATGATGATGTGGTCTTATATGGATTTTTCGATCTAGGAGCTACATTTACGTTGAACAATTCTTTTCGTTCTTATTTTGTTAATCGGTTGAAAGAGAGTAGTCCCTATCGCATGTACTTCATGCCACATAATCATAAGTATTTTTAATTTAGACATGCTTttacaaattaatatatttaggtagttctttttaaaatttctaacttgtatttttcttttttcttttttataaacATGGTTGTCACTGAATTTTGGTTGTAGTTTGGAATGGCGACATTTATATTATGAACCCTCTGCCACATCCAACATATTTTGACGAATTGGAAAATCATTAACAGAGTAATATATTTCTATTTACtatatatatagtaaatattCCCCCTTTCGAAAAATAATCATGTATATTATTGTTGTTCTGTAATGTAGAGCgatgaaatcctacaattctcAATCTGGAAGGGGAAATAAAGCTCCTCAGATAAAGAATCGTCTTGTAAGTTtttttgtattttaatttttttatcagtttGTAATTTTAAGTAATTTCTAGAGTtaacttatatttatattataagaGGGATCTCCCAAACAACCAGGAGGGGATGAATGTGGTTATGTTATAATGCGATACATAGAAATATATCATTGCTGATAAGGAACTATCTTTTACTACCAAGGTATATATGCAAATCATTTATGATATATGGCATGTAGAAATTTTATGTGCAGTTTTTTGAAACAGGTGAAATATGAGTGTTGTTTCTGTAGATATTTCATACAATTTAAAATATATTGCATGGATGGCGTTAGTGGTTGTGATTTCCATATGGATCTTGTTTTTATTATTATAGTAGTGATAGATAACGATTAGCGGATGGAGGTATGGCTGGATGACAGTATGGATGGGACTTATCCTAAATTCCTATGTATGAAACCTTGAAAACTGAGGGTACTGTTTTGGATTGACGAAGAAAATTACTGTTAAATATAGTAAAGGTCATGTTCTTATATGTTGTCAGTATTCAGTTATATTTATACATAATTTAAGATTCTGGATAAGCTATATATGTTATATATTGGTTCTGTTTATATTTAACTATACATATGGTAATTCTGGTTAATAATATGCTGGTTGTTATCATTATGATTTATAAATAGTTAGCATGGACTAAAATAAATATATCAAACCATTTTAGAGCAAATGAGAAATGCATACCTGTTGAGAGCGAGCAAACTTTAAATATAAAGCCTATGTCAGTAATGCTAATTTTTACTTGTGTTATTTAGTGGGCAGCCAAAACTCGAAAGTCCTACACAAGGCATGAGCTGGATGAGGTGCGGTTGGAGGTTTGGTGAAAGTTACATCCATCATTCTGATTTATGTTTGGAATTGTCAAAATTTGACAATATTGGTACATATTATGTAGTCAAATATATTTAGAATGTTGAATGTAATAACTAGCGAATTTGGGTTTTATTATTTTTGGTTAggatgtttattttagacttggaGTGTATGTCCGAATTGAGCTTGTTGAATTGAATGTTAAGAAAGTTGGTATCAATGTAGCTTTATGTTTCTGTTGGAAGTTTTTTGTTGGGATGTTGAATtgtttggtatttttctggttgTAAATGCAATTGGTTCCCTGGGCTATAAATAGTACCAGGATGGTATGCAATTTACAGTACATTAACATCACAATGATAAATGCAAACCGATGTAAAAAATGAACAAAAGACATTAGGTAAAATAATATGAAATGAAAAAGAACTACAAAAACCAATGTGAAATAGTCATTAGACATCGGTTCTGAAAATaaactcaatgtattttaagcCAAATAATATTGAATTTTTTAAAAGCGGATGTCTTAAATTTTACAATATTAAAGAGTAAACATAGGTTAGAGAAACAGTGTGATGTTAAACAACAAGATTTAACATCATTTTCGAAAAGTAAACCCATGTCTTATCCAGCATTTCACATCGGTGTGTTAAactaaccgatgtctgatccagCATTTCACATCGGTTGTTTAAactaaccgatgtctgatcccacATTTCATATCAGTCATTTAAACTAACTGATGTCTGATCTAGCattcacatcggtttgttcgaaagaattttaataaatggcttttagagcttgtaggtttcatgttttaatggataaatatctcataatatactcatattcacctaaaAACACtataatataagctgaaatttgttgcaaagacatcacatttaatcttaaaactGATGTATATCAGTGcaatagacatcggctgttaaccgatgtcaaaggctaatgacatttaacatcacacgcgaagacattgGTTCAGATTtattttaacatcggttctgaaccgatgtctgatgccatatttctagtagtgaattTATACTCAATATTGATTCCTGAAATCCAAATATTATATATAACACGAAAAGAAAATGAAACTGCCATGAAAGTATAGGAAATGTTTGTATACACAAAAATACACAAAATATATGTGAACCAAGATAAAATATCAACATATatatctaaatatatatatagtcCTCCTTCaatacaaactaaattaaaaaatatttataatttagtGGATATCACTAAATTACATAATACTGATCAATAAATGAGTGGTGCCACGGTCAAAAATATATAAGTGGATTATTATATAATTACTAATTATACATATATCAATTAGTAATAGGTCATGGTATAGTTTGTATATATATTGGTTTGTATTGGATCACTAGAttctataatatatatatatataattttttttaaaaaataataattaattttatcatatataatatattaatatcgtATAACTCTATGTTTGAACGTATACTAACCCAAATATATTCATATGACACCGAGTATGTTCATATTCCTTCATTTGATGTTCTTACACCGAAAATATAGAATAATTTCGAATATTTCTATCATTTCCATAATTTTAATAAACTCAAATTTAGTGCTTTCTatacaaaaaaacaaaaaatatataaattagaAAATGGTTTTAAGTACTGTCGTAccaaatcaaaattaaaaatctatactatctatactatactataataaccagaatgaaatataatttggttcaacggttattccctaattttagttattaaaaaagtaaaaagtagtgttatatatccgctaaactactaaacacaaattatcctattattaaaaaataaataaatagtggtatatatccgctaaactactaaattctTAAACTACTGGACAAAatctacttatcctactaaactacgatcaCATGTTAtcctataatttttattattaattaataattattatataattataaaaatattttataattataatatgaagggataaataaaaaatttaaataataacgGGAACCCTGCATTGCATGGGATTTAAGCTAGTATATAGaatataataaccggaatggggtATATTTTAGTTCAACAGTTGTCCCCttattttggttattaaaaataaaaataaatagtgttatacacatacTAAACTACTAAATTGCTAAGTTATTACATATAGTCTCCTTATACCGCTAAACTACAACCAAAACTTATCCTACAAAACTACGATCACAGCTCCTTCctaattcttttattatttttattttaaatctataattaatatatatttatataaatatattaaaattaatatataattggataaataaaatttagaatttatttaaaaattaacaGAACATGTGCATTGCACGGGATTTAATCTAGTCTACTATAATAACTGGAATGACGTATAATTTGGTTCAAAAGTTATTCCCTCATTTtgtttattaaaaattataaatagtgttatatatgtgctaaaatactaaattattaaactaatAGACATAATCTATTTATCCTACTAAACAACGACTCCAACTTTATacaataattttaattataactttataattattatatatttatataaatattttaaaattataatataactgaattaaaaaaaaatattaacgAAATCCTGGATTTAAACTAGTatcataaaataatattttaggtTCAACAAAATTACATAGACAAAAAACAGCAtaacaaaattaataaatttatcaAGCCCGACCCGTTACCTGAATAGTTATAATCTGAAAACCAACACCCCTAAATCCTATTATCAGGCTTCTTAAAGTAAAATTGAGTAGAAATGAGCTTGTCAAAACACAAGTACTTTCCCGAACAGCTTATGTCGGAGATACTCAAAAGACTTCCGGTTAAGGATTTTTTACGTTGTGGAGCTGTCCAAAAATCATGGTATTCTCTTGTAAGAACTCCTATGTTTATCTCTCTCCACTCTAATTATCAAAAACTAACATCACATATAAACCCTAAATATCTACTTTTCCATAATTTTGATACCCATGAATTAACATTACATTTCGATGATCCACAATGTGAAGAATATTGCAATCATGCATTTGACTTACGATCAGCTAGTGCCTGGTATGCACAATCAAATGGTTTAATTTTTCTGTTTTTAATGTTTGATTCAGAACATCATTATAATCCCAACATTGCTCTCTTGAATCCTCTAGCTCATAAATTTACGATGCTCCCTCAATCGCCCCTTTCGATATTTACATTTCTCGAGACTGAGTGGAAGGCTTTAGCTTTTGGGTTTTTACCGGAAGTTAACAATTATGTTGTGGTACATATTATCAAACCTAAATCGACTGCTGCACCTTACTTTGATCCATACTCACCTGATGACTCTTACGAACAAGCCCTGCACACAGTAGAGATTGGGGTTTATAGTCTTAACTCTAATTCTTGGAATAAAATATGCCAAGATAAAGTTTTTGTTGATTTTATGAGTACTAATAGATCTGTATTTGTTAATGGAACTGCATTTTGGGTAGGGTTTAACACCGACGTTTCATATCAATTAGTTATGTACTTTGATACCAAAACAAACATACTGGGAAAAATCAAGGTGCCTAACTGGATTGCACTTCACGAACGTCAGCTTTGTAATCCTCTTATTCTTCCATTTGGTCAATCGATTGCTTACTTTGTTGAGGTCGAGGATTTCGATGCATAAGAGGATGATGAGGATTATAAATCTCCTCATCTGGATATTTGGGTATTGAAAGATGATATGATAGATGAGTTTTCTTGGGAGAAAAAGATGAGTGTGAGTATAAGTGAAGATGTTTCGGCTCAAGTCTTGGGTGTAAGGAACAACGGTGATCCAATACTAGGAAAATCAAACAGTTTCATTACATATAATCTTCACACCCATGAACCAAATGATTTTAATGATCATTTAACTCCCTATTCCTTGTTGGAATTAATCTAaatgttttatttgttttattgTTTAAATTAATCAGCTGGTCACTAGTATTAGTAATGCAGTTTGAGTAGGACTCCAGAGTTATTAGGATGTGTAGTGAGGAGAATAAGTCGTGGAGAACACTAAGGTGTTTAGCCCTGGTTTGTATCTATCAGTTTAGGCTCAGTAGTTTTAGATAAATTTGCTTCAGTTGCATTTGTTTTAGTTAACTCTCTCAGATTATAAAACTCATCAGTTATCAATATAGCTGCTTTCATTTCTTTTTAACAGTATTGTTCTTGTCTATATTCTacacatggtatcagagcttcactCAATCGCAAGCCACACTTCAAGCAAATGGAGACCAACAAGGGAAAAGAAAGTTCTTTTGATTTAATCTACCCAATTCTAACTAAGACAAATTACACAGCATGGGCTATGAAAATGCGTGTGTTCATGCCGGCCCATGGTGTATGGGATGCGGTTGAACCCAAAGACGCAAATGTTGCAATTGAAGACAAGATGGATAAGCGAGATTTGGCTATTATATATCAGGGGATAGGTGATGATCTGTTAATGTCAATAGCTGACAAAATGACCTCAAAGACAGCTTGGGAGGCAATAAAAACGGTTCACCTTGGAGCAGACAAAGTTAAAAAGGCGAAAGCTCAAACTCTTAAGGCTGAATTTGAGTCTCTTGTCATGAAAGATACAGAACAGCGAGATGATTTCTGCATGAAGATGAATAGCCTGGTGACCAACATCCGGACGTTAGGAGAGAAGGTTGAGGAGACGTATGTCATCAAAAAGCTCTTCAGAGCAGTACCTGTGAAGTTTCTTCAAATTGCATCAGCGATTGAGCAATTTGGAGATTTGGAGAAAATGTCCGTAGAAAAAGTTGTGGGATCCCTCAAGGCACACGAGGAGAGAATACGCTGACAGAATGAATTGAATAACGGCCAGCTCATGCTTACTGAAGAGCAGTGGTCACGACGTGAAGGCACTGAGACCAAACTGTTGTTTACACAGGACGAATGGTTGAAGCGAGCTAACAAAGGAGGAAATGGGGGCAATGGAGATTACCGTAAGGATGGTCGAATGTTTCGTGATAGGAGCAAAGTCAAATGTTTTAACTGCCATAATCACGGACATTTCGCTTCGGAATACCGTAAGCCAAGGAGAGACAGAGAACAACAAGCTGAGCCAAATTTGACTCAAATCACTAATGATGAGCCCGCATTGCTTGTGGCTGAATTCGACAAGATCGACAACAGCAGAGGCACTAAACTTAATACGGAGGAGGACAACATGTGGTATCTAGACAATGGTGCCAGCAGTCACATGACTGGGCATCGTGGAAAGTTCAAAGATTTAGACGAAACTGTTATGGGTCAAGTGAAGTTCGGTGACGGGTCTATGGTACACATAAAAGGCAGAGGAACTCTGAAGCTTATGTATAAAAATGGTGAAGAACGTGAACTGAAAGACGTATACTATATACCAACCCTCAGAAATAACATAATTAGCCTGGGTCAGTTATCTGAGGAAGGTAATCGAGTTGTTCTTGATGGAAACATGTTGTGGGTATACACCGCAGATGGGAAACTCTTAATCAAGGTACAAAGAGGTACGAACAGATTGTACAAGCTATGTGTCAAGGGAGTTCGAGGTGACTGTTTACTATAAAAGGTGGAAGAGGAGACACGAATTTGGCATCTACGCCTTGGTCACGTCAACTTTCCAGCGATGCAACTTATGTCCCAGAAACAAATGGTTTGTGGCATACCCAAGGTGATGCAACCAGCAGGACATGTAGTGGTTGCCTCATGTCGAAACAATCACGTAAGCCATTCCCTTCTCACTCTATTTTTTCTGCGAAGCGTGTTTTAGAATTAATACATGGAGATTTATGTGGCCCTATCACTCCCATAACACCAGCGGGGAATAAATATTTTATGTTGCTAGTTGATGATTTTACTAGAATGATTTGGGTTTACATGCTTAAAGCAAAATCTGAAGCACTGATAGCTTTTAAGGGTTTTAAAGCTCTAGTTGATAATGGTGTTACATCAGGAATCCAAGTATTATGGACTGACAACGGAGGAGAGTTCTGCTCAACAGAGTTCAATAAATTTTGTGAAGAGATGGGCATTTTGAGACAGCACACAACACCATATTCTCCGCAACAGAATGGGGTGGTCGAAAGGCGTAATAAAACAGTGGTAGCTATGGGCACGAGTATGCTAAAAGAGCGGAATGTTCCATCTGAAATGTGGGGAGAAGTAATTAGACACGCAGTTTATGTACTCAACAATTTGCCCACTCGAGCCCTCTCAGAAATCACGGCTCACGAGGCCTGGTATGGTGAAAAACCTCATGTTGATCAACTTCGTGTGTTTGGGTGCGTAGCTTACATGAAAATTCCAAATGTCTATGTTAAAAAGTTGGACG
Protein-coding sequences here:
- the LOC141699947 gene encoding uncharacterized protein LOC141699947, encoding METNKGKESSFDLIYPILTKTNYTAWAMKMRVFMPAHGVWDAVEPKDANVAIEDKMDKRDLAIIYQGIGDDLLMSIADKMTSKTAWEAIKTVHLGADKVKKAKAQTLKAEFESLVMKDTEQRDDFCMKMNSLVTNIRTLGEKVEETYVIKKLFRAVPVKFLQIASAIEQFGDLEKMSVEKVVGSLKAHEERIR